A DNA window from Enterobacter asburiae contains the following coding sequences:
- the yicI gene encoding alpha-xylosidase, which produces MKISDGNWLIQPGLNVTYPVQVFDVEQQGNDLVVYVAPRDVRERTWQLDTLMFTVRLFAPQEGIVGVRIEHFQGALNNGPHYPLNVLKDVKVEIENNADFAELKSGSVSARVTKGEFWALDFLRNGQRITGSQLKNNGYVQDSNTDRNYVFERLDLGVGETVYGLGERFTALVRNGQTVETWNRDGGTSTEQSYKNIPFYLTNRGYGVLVNHPENVSFEVGSEKVSKVQFSVEGEYLEYFVIDGPTPKEVLNRYTQFTGRPALPPAWSFGLWLTTSFTTNYDEATVNSFIDGMAERDLPLHVFHFDCFWMKAFQWCDFEWDPVTFPDPEGMIRRLKEKGLKVCVWINPYIGQKSPIFRELKEKGYLLRRPDGSLWQWDKWQPGLAIYDFTNPDACRWYADRLKGLVEIGVDCFKTDFGERIPTDVQWFDGSDPQKMHNHYAYIYNELVWNVLKETVGEEEAVLFARSASVGAQQFPVHWGGDCYANYESMAESLRGGLSIGLSGFGFWSHDIGGFENTAPAHVYKRWCAFGLFSSHSRLHGSKSYRVPWAYDDESCDVVRHFTQQKCQLMPYLYRQAALAREFGTPMLRAMMLEFPDDPACDYLDRQYMLGDAVMVAPVFSEAGDVQFYLPEGRWTHLWHNDEIQGSRWHKQQHDFMSLPVYVRDNTLLALGNNNQKPDYAWNEGTAFQLFNLDDGATAVSEVPAADGAVAFTLKASRRGDIVTFTGAGDAKNWSVCLRNVQKVSGVKGGSHAGSEWGVVVKAEGNEVVVHI; this is translated from the coding sequence ATGAAAATCAGTGATGGAAACTGGCTTATTCAACCGGGCCTGAACGTGACGTATCCGGTTCAGGTGTTCGACGTGGAGCAGCAGGGCAACGACCTGGTGGTGTATGTGGCGCCGCGCGACGTGCGCGAACGCACCTGGCAGCTCGACACGTTGATGTTCACGGTGCGCCTGTTTGCCCCGCAGGAAGGGATTGTCGGGGTGCGCATTGAGCATTTTCAGGGCGCGCTGAATAACGGCCCGCACTATCCGCTGAACGTTCTTAAAGACGTGAAGGTAGAGATTGAAAACAACGCCGACTTTGCCGAGCTGAAAAGCGGCAGCGTCAGCGCGCGCGTCACCAAAGGCGAGTTCTGGGCGCTGGATTTCCTGCGCAACGGCCAGCGCATTACCGGCAGCCAGCTGAAAAACAACGGCTACGTGCAGGACAGCAATACCGACCGCAATTACGTGTTCGAACGTCTGGATCTGGGCGTGGGGGAAACGGTCTACGGTCTGGGAGAGCGCTTTACCGCGCTGGTGCGCAACGGCCAGACGGTCGAAACCTGGAACCGCGACGGCGGCACCAGCACCGAGCAGTCCTACAAAAATATCCCGTTCTACCTGACCAACCGCGGCTACGGCGTGCTGGTGAATCATCCCGAGAACGTCTCGTTTGAAGTCGGCTCCGAGAAGGTCTCCAAAGTGCAGTTCAGCGTGGAAGGGGAATATCTCGAGTACTTCGTGATCGACGGCCCGACGCCGAAAGAGGTGCTGAACCGCTATACGCAGTTTACCGGGCGTCCGGCGCTGCCGCCTGCGTGGTCGTTCGGCCTGTGGCTCACCACCTCGTTCACTACCAACTACGACGAAGCGACGGTAAACAGCTTTATCGACGGCATGGCCGAGCGCGACCTGCCGCTGCACGTCTTCCACTTCGACTGCTTCTGGATGAAGGCCTTCCAGTGGTGCGACTTCGAGTGGGACCCTGTGACCTTCCCGGATCCGGAAGGCATGATCCGCCGCCTGAAGGAGAAAGGGCTGAAGGTCTGCGTGTGGATTAACCCGTACATCGGCCAGAAATCCCCGATTTTCCGGGAGCTGAAAGAGAAGGGCTACCTGCTCAGGCGCCCGGACGGCTCCCTGTGGCAGTGGGACAAATGGCAGCCGGGGCTGGCGATTTATGACTTCACCAACCCGGACGCGTGCCGGTGGTATGCCGACAGGCTGAAAGGCCTGGTGGAAATCGGCGTCGACTGCTTCAAGACCGACTTCGGCGAGCGTATCCCGACGGACGTGCAGTGGTTCGACGGGTCCGATCCGCAGAAGATGCATAACCACTACGCCTACATCTATAACGAGCTGGTGTGGAACGTGCTGAAGGAGACGGTGGGGGAGGAAGAGGCGGTGCTGTTTGCCCGCTCGGCGTCCGTCGGGGCGCAGCAGTTTCCGGTGCACTGGGGCGGCGACTGCTACGCTAACTACGAGTCGATGGCCGAAAGCCTGCGCGGCGGGCTGTCGATTGGCCTGTCCGGCTTCGGGTTCTGGAGCCACGATATCGGCGGGTTCGAAAACACCGCTCCGGCGCATGTCTACAAACGCTGGTGCGCGTTCGGGCTGTTCTCCAGCCACAGCCGCCTGCACGGCAGCAAATCCTATCGCGTGCCGTGGGCGTACGATGACGAGTCCTGCGACGTGGTGCGCCACTTCACCCAGCAGAAGTGTCAGCTGATGCCGTACCTGTATCGTCAGGCGGCGCTGGCCCGCGAGTTCGGCACGCCGATGCTGCGGGCGATGATGCTGGAGTTCCCGGACGATCCGGCATGCGATTACCTCGACCGCCAGTACATGCTGGGGGATGCGGTGATGGTCGCGCCGGTGTTCTCCGAGGCGGGCGACGTGCAGTTCTACCTGCCGGAAGGACGCTGGACGCATCTGTGGCATAACGACGAAATTCAGGGCAGCCGCTGGCATAAGCAGCAGCACGATTTCATGAGCCTGCCGGTCTACGTGCGCGACAACACCCTCCTGGCGCTGGGCAACAATAACCAGAAGCCGGACTACGCGTGGAATGAGGGGACGGCCTTCCAGCTGTTTAACCTGGACGATGGCGCAACGGCGGTGAGCGAAGTGCCTGCGGCGGACGGGGCCGTGGCGTTTACGCTGAAGGCGTCACGTCGGGGCGATATCGTGACCTTTACCGGCGCGGGAGACGCGAAAAACTGGTCCGTGTGCTTGCGCAACGTACAGAAGGTGAGCGGCGTAAAAGGTGGTTCACACGCGGGCAGCGAATGGGGTGTGGTGGTGAAAGCGGAGGGGAATGAGGTGGTGGTTCACATTTAA